A single window of Rhipicephalus microplus isolate Deutch F79 chromosome 5, USDA_Rmic, whole genome shotgun sequence DNA harbors:
- the LOC119175031 gene encoding MFS-type transporter SLC18B1 isoform X2 codes for MAPSQASSRGIEAWKYGFVFSLFKVFMLIGSITAEKMINRITPTACYLFGQGGFFIFTILFGCLYWAPGGDILLGLSIVCVILGGITNTFYLVSMFAVFTTRFPKYRGGIIAFLEFLWGSGNMVGSAIGGALIDAWAYPLPFFVLGAITMLSFPVIVKFSSKLNQYSDEEDTGDASTEKGGQSKSYYWLLIDPVFLVDMVTLMMSWIILGFNEPTLEPSLENFNLSGTILGSVYTVQFASYSVGGFIAGAFSHYEMETFYGMVGQLFTILAYLLIGPAPFLPFSRTLALVYISQVFTGLGMSAQFVCGYCHGLKRAVQRGYPDNLRTNGFLSSTVLTFAVFGAMVTPPIAGYVVELYGYRKGSMLMFGLLVIWAPAPIALWLHSVCSAKKESAASKSSLGTLNQDETMTTHI; via the exons GCTTCTTCCAGGGGAATCGAAGCGTGGAAGTATGGATTTGTATTCTCTCTTTTCAAAGTATTTATGCTAATAGGATCCATCACCGCAGAAAAAATG ATTAATAGAATAACACCCACAGCCTGCTACCTGTTCGGGCAAGGAGGATTCTTCATTTTCACGATACTATTCGG TTGCCTCTACTGGGCCCCCGGAGGCGATATCCTGCTTGGCCTGTCCATAGTGTGCGTCATTCTCGGAGGAATCACCAACACATTCTACCTTGTCAGCATGTTCGCCGTCTTTACGACGCGCTTCCCAAAATATAGAGGAGGTATCATA GCATTCCTAGAATTCCTCTGGGGATCTGGCAACATGGTGGGATCGGCTATTGGTGGCGCTCTGATTGAC GCATGGGCTTACCCGCTACCATTTTTCGTATTGGGAGCAATTACGATGCTGTCATTTCCAGTAATCGTGAAGTTTAGCTCCAAGCTCAATCAGTACTCAG ACGAAGAAGATACCGGTGATGCATCTACAGAGAAAGGCGGCCAGAGCAAGAGTTACTATTGGCTTCTAATTGATCCCGTATTTCTTGTCGACATGGTGACACTCATGATGAGCTGGATCATCCTAGGATTCAACGAGCCCACACTGGAACCCAGCCTGGAAAAC ttcaaccTGAGTGGTACTATTTTGGGCAGCGTGTACACGGTTCAGTTCGCCAGTTATTCCGTGGGAGGCTTCATTGCCGGTGCCTTCTCTCATTATGAG ATGGAGACGTTCTACGGCATGGTTGGCCAGCTGTTTACCATACTGGCGTATCTTCTTATAGGACCCGCGCCATTCCTGCCATTTTCCAG gacccTGGCACTCGTTTATATTTCTCAAGTTTTCACTGGCCTGGGAATGTCAGCCCAGTTTGTCTGCGGATATTGCCACGGACTAAAACGTGCTGT aCAACGTGGTTACCCCGACAACTTGCGCACAAACGGATTTCTTTCAAGTACAGTGCTCACATTTGCAGTGTTTGG CGCAATGGTGACACCCCCAATCGCCGGCTACGTTGTGGAGTTGTATGGCTACAGGAAAGGCAGCATGCTTATGTTTGGACTCCTGGTTATCTGG gccCCTGCCCCTATAGCTCTCTGGCTGCACTCTGTCTGCAGTGCcaagaaagaaagcgcagcgtccAAATCTTCCTTGGGAACACTGAATCAAGACGAAACAATGACGACGCATATATGA